One Edaphobacter flagellatus genomic region harbors:
- a CDS encoding cytochrome c oxidase subunit II — MHPALSIALLPTDASAHGRALDQHLLLNLWIIAALATLAHLILLIGLFAKRNATPRHLWAIEYLPLALLATLFATLGIRAERLWAATRYTGASHEAMQVEATGLQFAWYFRYPGPDATFGITRPQLADASTGNPVGIDPTDPHSTDDIVASELVLPVNREVDLALRAQDVIHGFAVPELRLKQNAIPGETIHIHFTPTAPGTYAILCTQLCGLGHYRMSANLRVLPPEDFQAWLKKKQEAAHQ; from the coding sequence GTGCATCCTGCGCTCTCCATCGCACTGCTCCCGACAGACGCCAGCGCACATGGGCGTGCGCTCGACCAGCACCTCCTCCTCAACCTCTGGATCATCGCTGCTCTCGCTACGCTCGCGCACCTTATCCTCCTCATCGGACTCTTCGCCAAACGAAACGCCACCCCGCGCCATCTCTGGGCCATCGAATACCTCCCACTCGCGCTCCTCGCCACACTTTTCGCCACACTAGGCATCCGCGCCGAACGCCTCTGGGCCGCCACACGCTACACCGGAGCTTCTCACGAAGCCATGCAGGTCGAAGCCACAGGACTCCAGTTCGCCTGGTACTTCCGCTATCCCGGCCCCGACGCCACCTTCGGCATCACGCGACCCCAGCTCGCCGACGCCTCCACCGGCAACCCCGTCGGCATCGACCCCACCGACCCGCACTCGACCGACGACATCGTCGCCTCCGAGCTCGTCTTACCAGTCAACCGAGAGGTGGACCTCGCCCTTCGCGCGCAGGACGTCATCCACGGTTTCGCCGTCCCAGAACTACGTCTCAAACAAAACGCCATCCCCGGCGAAACCATCCACATCCACTTCACCCCCACCGCTCCCGGAACCTACGCCATTCTCTGCACCCAACTCTGCGGCCTCGGCCACTACCGCATGAGCGCCAACCTCCGCGTCCTGCCGCCCGAAGACTTTCAGGCCTGGCTCAAGAAAAAGCAGGAGGCAGCGCACCAATGA
- a CDS encoding tyrosine-protein phosphatase: MIDIHHHLLWNQDDGATSLDLSLEMARLAAADGITHVACTPHANGHWNYVPEIIDEKIAQLQRLITTEGIQLKLGRGCDFHMSYDNIQHAHEDPTRFSINRGSYLLIEIPDFTVPRTLGETFYQMQLDGLIPILTHPERNPTLQNEPDRIVEWLRAGVLVQVTAGSVTGHMGRKAEKMAHDLLSKRWVHFLATDAHNVSSRPPKLRDAHNLVAQKYTPEYAHLLCVSNPLAAFNNTPLGPQPEPIDLYEDEEPGRSWWQRLLRR, from the coding sequence ATGATTGACATCCATCATCACCTTCTCTGGAACCAGGACGACGGCGCAACCAGCCTCGATCTCTCGCTTGAGATGGCACGTCTCGCCGCAGCCGACGGCATCACCCACGTCGCCTGCACCCCGCACGCCAACGGACACTGGAACTACGTTCCCGAGATCATCGACGAAAAGATCGCGCAGCTCCAGCGCCTCATTACAACCGAAGGCATCCAGCTCAAACTCGGCCGCGGCTGCGATTTCCACATGTCGTACGACAACATCCAGCACGCACATGAGGACCCCACCCGTTTTAGCATCAACCGCGGTAGCTACCTCCTGATCGAAATTCCCGACTTCACCGTTCCCCGCACTCTCGGCGAAACCTTCTACCAGATGCAGCTCGACGGCCTCATCCCCATCCTCACCCATCCCGAGCGCAACCCCACGCTCCAGAACGAGCCCGATCGCATCGTCGAGTGGCTCCGCGCCGGCGTCCTCGTCCAGGTCACTGCTGGCTCCGTCACCGGACACATGGGGCGCAAGGCCGAAAAGATGGCCCACGATCTCCTCTCCAAACGCTGGGTCCACTTCCTCGCCACCGACGCCCACAACGTCAGCTCGCGCCCACCCAAATTGCGTGACGCCCATAACCTCGTCGCGCAAAAATACACTCCCGAATACGCGCATCTGCTCTGCGTCTCCAACCCGCTCGCCGCCTTCAACAACACGCCGCTCGGTCCGCAACCGGAACCCATCGACCTCTACGAAGACGAAGAGCCCGGTAGAAGCTGGTGGCAACGCCTCCTCCGCCGCTAA
- the purQ gene encoding phosphoribosylformylglycinamidine synthase subunit PurQ yields MKFGVLVFPGSNCDHDTYNVVENLVGQPVTFLWHASSDLEGCDAILVPGGFAYGDYLRTGAIAKFAPIMQSVTKFANNGGLVLGICNGFQILCESGLLPGALMRNAGQNYICKQVHLRTETIDSPFTHSLAKGRVLQMPIGHMEGNYFCDVDTLARLNAQDRIAFRYATTSGEVTKQANPNGSLENIAGILSEGRNVLGMMPHPDRSSETLLGSADGLLLFKAMAESLATAAK; encoded by the coding sequence ATGAAATTTGGCGTCCTTGTCTTCCCAGGCTCGAACTGCGACCACGATACCTACAACGTCGTCGAGAACCTCGTCGGGCAGCCCGTCACCTTCCTCTGGCATGCCTCCTCCGACCTCGAAGGCTGCGACGCCATCCTTGTCCCCGGCGGCTTTGCCTACGGCGACTACCTCCGCACCGGAGCCATCGCCAAGTTCGCCCCCATCATGCAGTCCGTCACAAAGTTCGCCAACAACGGCGGACTCGTTCTGGGAATCTGCAACGGCTTCCAGATTCTCTGCGAGTCCGGTCTACTCCCCGGCGCACTCATGCGCAATGCAGGACAGAACTATATCTGCAAGCAGGTCCACCTCCGCACTGAGACGATCGATTCGCCCTTCACGCACAGCCTCGCCAAAGGCCGCGTCCTCCAGATGCCCATTGGCCACATGGAAGGCAACTACTTCTGTGACGTCGACACCCTTGCCCGGCTCAACGCACAGGATCGCATCGCCTTTCGCTACGCCACCACCTCAGGCGAGGTCACAAAGCAGGCCAACCCCAACGGCTCGCTCGAGAACATCGCCGGCATCCTCAGCGAAGGCCGCAACGTTCTCGGCATGATGCCGCACCCGGATCGCTCCAGCGAAACGCTGCTCGGCTCCGCCGACGGTCTCCTCCTCTTCAAAGCCATGGCCGAGTCATTAGCTACGGCAGCGAAGTAA